A genomic window from Chrysoperla carnea chromosome 3, inChrCarn1.1, whole genome shotgun sequence includes:
- the LOC123296597 gene encoding trypsin alpha-like, with translation MKISLFCSVLSVLVFSASGSILLRPHLDGRIVGGEPTTIEEFPYQISLEISGSHSCGGSIISPNVILTAAHCTRDTSLKAMRIRAGTTNRGKDGVVRTVKEKHVHELFNFQNIDYDVSLLVLNESLELSSAIKPIALPDESDYLKANESAVTTGWGATSSGGLFLPKILQKVVVPIVDQDICNDAYKDMNSITARMICAGYLGEGGKDACQGDSGGPLASNNKIHGIVSWGNGCALKKYPGVYTRVTAVREWIRSKVNL, from the exons ATGAAAATATCACTATTTTGTAGTGTTTTGAGTGTTTTAGTGTTTTCTGCAA GTGGCAGTATTTTACTTAGACCACATCTTGATGGACGGATAGTAGGAGGTGAGCCAACAACCATCGAAGAATTTCCATATCAAATTTCTTTAGAAATTTCTGGGAGCCACAGTTGTGGTGGATCAATTATCAGTCCAAATGTTATTTTAACAGCTGCACACTGTACCAGGGATACTAGTCTAAAGGCAATGAGAATCCGTGCTGGAACAACAAATCGAGGAAAAGATGGAGTTGTTAGAACGGTTAAAGAGAAACATGTccatgaattatttaattttcaaaacatagaTTATGATGTATCCTTGCTTGTG CTTAACGAATCATTAGAACTTTCATCAGCAATTAAACCAATTGCATTACCAGATGAATCAGATTATCTCAAAGCCAATGAATCTGCTGTAACAACTGGATGGGGTGCAACTAGTTCAGGAGgattgtttttaccaaaaattttacagaaagttGTAGTACCTATCGTCGATCAAGATATATGTAATGATGCATACAAAGATATGAATAGTATCACTGCACGTATGATTTGTGCTGGATATTTAGGTGAAGGTGGTAAAGACGCATGTCAAGGTGATTCTGGTGGTCCATTGGCATCGAATAATAAAATCCATGGTATTGTTTCATGGGGTAATGGATGCGCACTCAAAAAATATCCTGGTGTATACACTCGAGTCACAGCTGTCCGTGAATGGATTCGATCAAAagttaatttatag